In Janthinobacterium rivuli, a single genomic region encodes these proteins:
- a CDS encoding RNA polymerase sigma factor, translated as MAAALPLRMAGMAWYRPAIRPRLQAANDVAPGQGAQLQAVLESNYAALHRRLARHLGCAELASDSLHDAWLRLGTLAAGDGAALAHNPVAYVFRVACNAAMDSLRRNRAWLYADEGEGDGGAGLVDFLADTAAGPERLAELQADVRRLAQAVELLPRRHRQVLEALRVDELTRQEVAERHDMSLRNVDTALRQALDHCARHTGYAAQGGVGTTRRGLRLNVRSRTDA; from the coding sequence ATGGCTGCTGCCTTGCCCCTGCGCATGGCCGGCATGGCCTGGTACCGTCCCGCCATCCGGCCCCGTCTGCAGGCGGCCAACGACGTGGCGCCAGGGCAGGGCGCGCAACTGCAGGCTGTACTGGAAAGCAATTACGCGGCCCTGCACCGGCGCCTGGCGCGCCACCTGGGCTGCGCCGAGCTGGCCAGCGACAGCCTGCACGACGCCTGGCTGCGTCTGGGCACGCTGGCGGCCGGGGACGGGGCTGCGCTGGCGCACAACCCCGTCGCCTATGTGTTCCGCGTGGCGTGCAATGCGGCCATGGACAGTCTGCGCCGCAACCGAGCCTGGCTGTATGCGGACGAGGGCGAAGGGGATGGCGGCGCCGGCCTCGTCGATTTCCTCGCCGATACGGCGGCCGGGCCGGAACGCCTGGCCGAGCTGCAGGCCGACGTGCGCCGGCTGGCGCAGGCCGTCGAGCTGCTGCCGCGGCGCCACCGGCAAGTGCTCGAAGCGCTGCGCGTGGACGAGCTGACCCGCCAGGAAGTGGCTGAGCGGCACGACATGTCGCTGCGCAATGTCGATACGGCCTTGCGCCAGGCGCTCGACCATTGCGCCCGCCACACGGGTTATGCGGCGCAGGGCGGCGTCGGCACGACCCGGCGCGGCTTGAGGCTGAACGTTCGTTCGCGTACAGACGCGTAA
- the paoA gene encoding aldehyde dehydrogenase iron-sulfur subunit PaoA, translated as MTESHHINAGRRGLLIAGALSATAAAVPSVAGAAQAVSTSGQAPPVLMKVSLDVNGRRHSLELDTRTTLLDALREHLHLTGTKKGCDHGQCGACTVMLDGQRINACLTLAVMHDGAKVTTIEGLGTPDKLHPMQAAFIAHDGYQCGYCTPGQICSAVAALGEIRQGIPSHVSADLNAAPQATPEELRERMSGNICRCGAYSNIIEAITEVAGRPA; from the coding sequence ATGACAGAGTCCCATCACATCAATGCCGGCAGGCGCGGCTTGCTGATCGCCGGCGCGCTGTCGGCCACGGCGGCGGCCGTGCCCAGTGTGGCAGGCGCGGCGCAGGCCGTCAGCACGAGCGGCCAGGCACCGCCAGTGCTGATGAAAGTCAGCCTCGACGTCAACGGCCGGCGCCACAGCCTGGAACTCGACACGCGCACCACCTTGCTCGATGCCTTGCGCGAACACTTGCACCTGACGGGCACCAAGAAGGGCTGCGACCACGGCCAGTGCGGCGCCTGCACCGTCATGCTCGACGGCCAGCGCATCAATGCCTGCTTGACTCTTGCCGTAATGCATGATGGCGCCAAGGTCACCACCATCGAGGGACTCGGCACGCCCGATAAGCTGCACCCGATGCAGGCCGCCTTCATCGCGCATGACGGTTATCAGTGCGGCTATTGCACGCCGGGGCAGATCTGCTCGGCCGTGGCCGCGCTGGGCGAGATCCGCCAGGGCATCCCCAGCCACGTCAGCGCGGACTTGAACGCGGCCCCGCAGGCGACACCCGAGGAATTGCGCGAACGCATGAGCGGCAACATCTGCCGCTGCGGCGCCTACTCCAACATCATCGAAGCGATCACCGAGGTGGCGGGGAGGCCGGCATGA
- a CDS encoding FAD binding domain-containing protein — MRVFSYQKAATPAEAAAAALHTPGARFIAGGTNLLDLMKLEIETPAHLIDVNGLALDKVEATKDGGLRIGALVRNTALAAHATVRRDYAVLSRALLAGASAQLRNKATTAGNLLQRTRCPYFYDTNQACNKRVPGSGCSAIAGFSRPLAILGGSEACIATHPSDMAVAMRVLDAGIDTVRPDGSTRSIPIADFYRLPGNTPHVETVLQPGELITSVTLPRPIGGTHVYRKVRDRASYAFALVSVAAIILPNGTGKLALGGVAPQPWRVPAAEQAIPNGAAAVSERLLAGARTTDDNAFKVTLAQRTIASVLAEAQAKKG; from the coding sequence ATGAGAGTGTTCAGCTACCAGAAGGCCGCCACGCCGGCCGAAGCGGCCGCCGCCGCCTTGCACACGCCGGGCGCGCGCTTCATCGCGGGCGGCACGAATCTGCTTGACCTGATGAAACTGGAAATCGAAACGCCCGCGCATCTGATCGATGTCAATGGCCTGGCGCTGGATAAAGTGGAAGCAACAAAGGACGGTGGCTTGCGCATCGGCGCCCTCGTGCGCAATACGGCCTTGGCAGCCCACGCCACGGTGCGCCGCGATTATGCCGTGCTGTCGCGCGCCTTGCTGGCGGGCGCCTCGGCGCAATTGCGCAACAAGGCGACGACGGCCGGCAACCTGCTGCAGCGTACGCGCTGCCCGTATTTCTATGACACGAACCAGGCCTGCAACAAGCGCGTGCCGGGCAGCGGCTGCTCGGCCATAGCCGGCTTCAGCCGGCCGCTGGCGATTCTGGGCGGCAGCGAGGCCTGCATCGCCACGCACCCGAGCGACATGGCCGTGGCCATGCGCGTGCTCGACGCCGGCATCGACACGGTACGTCCCGACGGCAGCACGCGCAGCATCCCCATCGCCGACTTTTACCGTTTGCCGGGCAACACGCCGCACGTGGAAACCGTGCTGCAGCCGGGCGAACTGATCACCAGCGTGACTTTGCCCCGGCCCATCGGCGGCACGCACGTCTACCGCAAGGTGCGCGACCGCGCCTCGTATGCGTTCGCGCTCGTATCCGTGGCGGCCATCATCTTGCCCAATGGTACGGGCAAGCTGGCCTTGGGCGGCGTCGCGCCGCAGCCGTGGCGAGTGCCTGCCGCCGAGCAGGCGATCCCCAATGGCGCCGCCGCCGTGAGCGAACGCCTGCTGGCCGGCGCCAGGACGACTGACGACAATGCCTTCAAGGTGACCCTGGCGCAGCGCACGATTGCCTCGGTGCTGGCTGAAGCGCAAGCAAAGAAAGGCTAG
- the paoC gene encoding aldehyde oxidoreductase molybdenum-binding subunit PaoC — protein MKFTTPATTNPIDQLKVVGRPTDRIDGPLKTTGTAPYAYEQNKAAPHAAYGHVVGAAIAKGRIASIDTSAARRAPGVLAVVTAESVGKLGKGKMNTAKLLGGPDIEHYHQAIALVVAETFEQARSAAQLLDVKYVEQKGVFDLAKAKSTATKPKDGKPDSKTGNFAGAFANAPVRLDATYTTPDQSHAMMEPHASIAAWEGDKVTVWTANQMVDWGRGDLARTLGIAKDKVRIVSPYIGGGFGGKLFVRAEALLAALGARAAQRPVKVALARPLMINNTTHRPATIQRLRIGATRDGKITAIGHESWSGDLKGGQPETAVMQTRLLYAGPNRMTVMRLAVLDLPEGNAMRAPGEAPGLMALEIAMDEMADKLKMDPIVFRILNDTKVDPEKPGRPFSQRRLIDCLRTGAVEFGWKERPTQPGMRRDGRWLVGMGVAAAFRNNLVMQSAARVRLDGNGVITVETDMTDIGTGSYTIIAQTAAEMLGVTLNKVVVRLGDSDFPVSAGSGGQWGGNSSTAGVYAACVRLRQTIAAKLGFDEKEARFSDGQVSQGDRSVPLAAAAFHGDIVAEDHMEYGDLDKKFQQSTFGAHFVEVGVDGDTGEVRVRRMLAVCAAGRILNPKAARSQVIGAMTMGVGAALMEELVVDQRRGFFVNHDLASYEVPVHADIPHQDVIFLDETDPMSSPMKAKGVGELGICGVAAAVANAVYNATGVRVRDYPVTLDKLLARLPDTPREV, from the coding sequence ATGAAATTTACGACACCGGCGACCACCAATCCCATCGACCAGCTGAAAGTCGTGGGCCGTCCCACGGACCGCATCGACGGCCCCCTGAAAACCACGGGCACGGCGCCGTATGCATATGAACAGAACAAGGCCGCGCCGCATGCCGCTTACGGCCATGTCGTCGGCGCGGCGATTGCCAAGGGACGCATCGCGTCGATAGACACGAGCGCGGCGCGGCGCGCGCCCGGCGTGCTGGCCGTGGTGACGGCCGAATCGGTTGGGAAATTGGGCAAAGGCAAGATGAACACGGCAAAGCTGCTGGGCGGGCCGGACATTGAACATTACCACCAGGCCATCGCGCTGGTGGTGGCGGAAACCTTCGAACAAGCCCGCTCGGCCGCGCAGTTGCTGGACGTCAAATATGTCGAGCAGAAGGGCGTTTTCGACCTGGCCAAGGCAAAAAGCACGGCCACCAAGCCGAAAGACGGCAAGCCCGACAGCAAGACGGGCAACTTCGCCGGCGCCTTTGCCAATGCGCCCGTGCGCCTGGACGCCACCTACACGACGCCTGACCAGTCGCACGCCATGATGGAGCCGCACGCCTCGATTGCGGCTTGGGAGGGCGACAAGGTGACGGTGTGGACGGCGAACCAGATGGTGGACTGGGGCCGTGGCGACCTGGCCCGTACGCTTGGCATTGCGAAAGACAAGGTGCGGATCGTTTCGCCGTACATCGGCGGCGGCTTCGGCGGCAAGCTGTTCGTGCGCGCGGAAGCCTTGCTGGCGGCCTTGGGCGCGCGCGCGGCCCAGCGTCCCGTCAAGGTGGCCCTGGCGCGCCCCTTGATGATCAACAACACGACGCACCGGCCCGCCACCATCCAGCGCCTGCGCATCGGCGCCACGCGCGACGGCAAGATCACGGCCATCGGCCATGAATCGTGGTCCGGCGACCTCAAAGGTGGGCAGCCGGAAACGGCCGTGATGCAGACGCGGTTGCTGTACGCGGGCCCAAACCGCATGACGGTCATGCGCCTGGCCGTGCTCGACCTGCCGGAAGGCAATGCCATGCGTGCGCCGGGCGAGGCGCCGGGCCTGATGGCGCTGGAAATCGCCATGGACGAGATGGCCGACAAGCTGAAAATGGATCCCATCGTCTTTCGCATCCTGAACGACACCAAAGTGGACCCGGAAAAACCGGGCAGGCCGTTTTCCCAGCGCCGCCTGATCGACTGCCTGCGCACGGGCGCCGTGGAATTCGGCTGGAAGGAGAGACCAACGCAGCCGGGCATGCGGCGCGACGGGCGCTGGCTCGTGGGCATGGGCGTGGCGGCGGCCTTCCGCAACAACCTCGTCATGCAGTCCGCCGCCAGGGTGCGCCTCGATGGCAATGGCGTGATCACGGTGGAAACGGACATGACGGACATCGGCACAGGCAGCTATACCATCATCGCCCAGACGGCGGCGGAAATGCTGGGCGTGACCTTGAACAAGGTCGTCGTGCGCCTGGGCGACTCGGATTTTCCCGTTTCGGCCGGGTCGGGCGGGCAGTGGGGCGGCAACAGTTCCACGGCTGGCGTGTACGCGGCCTGCGTGCGCCTGCGCCAGACCATCGCCGCCAAGCTGGGCTTCGATGAGAAAGAGGCGCGCTTTTCTGATGGCCAGGTGAGCCAGGGCGACCGCAGCGTGCCACTCGCGGCCGCCGCGTTCCATGGCGACATCGTCGCGGAAGACCACATGGAATACGGCGACCTCGATAAAAAATTCCAGCAATCGACGTTCGGCGCGCATTTCGTGGAGGTGGGCGTGGACGGCGACACGGGCGAAGTGCGCGTGCGCCGCATGCTGGCCGTGTGCGCGGCAGGCCGCATCCTGAACCCGAAAGCGGCACGCAGCCAGGTCATCGGCGCCATGACCATGGGCGTGGGCGCGGCCCTGATGGAAGAACTGGTGGTCGACCAGCGCCGCGGCTTTTTCGTCAACCACGACCTGGCCAGCTACGAAGTGCCCGTGCACGCCGACATCCCGCACCAGGACGTCATTTTTCTGGACGAAACGGACCCCATGTCCTCGCCCATGAAAGCCAAGGGCGTGGGCGAGCTGGGGATTTGCGGCGTGGCGGCGGCTGTCGCGAACGCCGTGTACAACGCGACGGGGGTGCGGGTGCGGGACTATCCGGTAACGTTGGACAAGCTGCTGGCAAGACTGCCGGATACGCCGCGCGAGGTGTAG